A part of Winslowiella toletana genomic DNA contains:
- the rpmB gene encoding 50S ribosomal protein L28 → MSRVCQVTGKRPVSGNNRSHAMNATKRRFLPNLHKHRFWVEDEKRFVTLRVSAKGMRVIDKKGIETVLTEIRARGEKY, encoded by the coding sequence ATGTCACGAGTCTGCCAAGTAACTGGCAAGCGTCCGGTGAGCGGTAACAATCGTTCCCACGCAATGAACGCGACGAAGCGCCGTTTCCTGCCGAACCTGCACAAGCACCGTTTCTGGGTTGAAGACGAAAAGCGCTTTGTTACGCTACGCGTATCTGCTAAAGGTATGCGTGTTATCGATAAAAAGGGTATTGAGACGGTTCTGACCGAAATCCGTGCCCGTGGTGAGAAGTACTAA
- a CDS encoding DUF3574 domain-containing protein codes for MKITSPKLMMITAALLLSGCMASPKNVTAPATASCTVGDAMTQTTLYFGLNRPSGPVISAAEWQGFIDHDVTPRFKDGLSVFEAKGQWLGNDGRLARENSKALLLIHAPDKESESRIEVLRSIYKQRFMQDSVMRVDAPVCVAF; via the coding sequence ATGAAAATAACCAGCCCGAAACTAATGATGATAACTGCTGCACTGTTGCTGAGCGGCTGTATGGCATCGCCAAAAAACGTGACGGCGCCAGCGACGGCAAGCTGTACGGTGGGTGATGCCATGACGCAAACCACGCTCTATTTTGGGCTGAACCGTCCGAGCGGCCCGGTCATCAGCGCCGCCGAGTGGCAGGGGTTTATTGATCATGACGTTACGCCACGATTTAAAGATGGGCTGTCGGTATTTGAGGCCAAAGGTCAGTGGCTGGGCAATGATGGCAGGCTGGCCCGCGAAAACAGCAAAGCACTGTTGCTGATTCATGCGCCGGATAAAGAGAGTGAAAGTCGGATTGAAGTGCTGCGCAGTATCTATAAACAGCGCTTTATGCAGGATTCAGTGATGCGGGTGGATGCGCCGGTTTGCGTCGCATTCTGA
- the slmA gene encoding nucleoid occlusion factor SlmA yields MAEKKSAKRNRREEILQALAQMLESGDGSQRITTAKLAANVGVSEAALYRHFPSKTRMFDSLIEFIEDSLITRINLILNDEKETLPRLRLIVQLILGFGERNPGLTRILTGHALMFEQDRLQGRINQLFERIEVQLRQVMRERKMREGEGFTTDETLLASQLLAYCEGMLSRFVRSEFRYRPTVDFDARWPLLAAQLV; encoded by the coding sequence ATGGCAGAAAAAAAGAGTGCGAAAAGGAATCGTCGCGAGGAAATATTGCAGGCTCTGGCGCAGATGCTGGAATCTGGTGATGGCAGCCAGCGCATCACCACCGCCAAGCTGGCAGCCAATGTTGGTGTCTCCGAAGCGGCGCTATACCGCCATTTCCCCAGCAAGACGCGGATGTTTGACAGTCTGATTGAATTTATTGAAGACAGCCTGATCACCCGTATCAATCTGATCTTAAATGATGAAAAAGAGACATTGCCGCGCCTGCGCCTGATCGTACAACTGATTCTTGGCTTTGGTGAGCGCAACCCTGGCCTGACGCGTATCCTGACTGGCCATGCCCTGATGTTTGAACAGGATCGCCTGCAGGGGCGCATTAACCAGCTGTTCGAGCGGATTGAAGTGCAGTTGCGTCAGGTAATGCGTGAACGGAAAATGCGTGAAGGTGAAGGTTTCACCACCGATGAAACCCTGCTGGCCAGCCAGCTGCTGGCATACTGTGAAGGCATGCTGTCGCGTTTTGTCCGTTCCGAATTTCGCTATCGTCCCACCGTGGACTTTGACGCACGCTGGCCACTGCTGGCGGCGCAGCTGGTATAA
- a CDS encoding NupC/NupG family nucleoside CNT transporter, which produces MPELLHFTLALVVIFALALLVSTDRKKIRPRYIVQLLVIEAALAWFFLHAASGLWIVQHVAGFFETLLTFAAQGSDFVFGGMSSQGLAFIFLGVLCPIIFISALIGILQHWRILPLLIRLVGTLLSKVNGMGKLESFNAVSTLILGQSENFIAYKGILADISPRRLYSMAATAMSTVSLSIVGAYMTMIDARYVVAALVLNMFSTFIVLSIINPTPAGDEPDIKLDKLHEDQSFFEMLGEYILAGFKVAMIILAMLIGFIALIAAVNALFAAVFGISFQQILGYVFWPFAWLVGIPAQDILKAASIMATKLVANEFVAMIELKKVAAEMTPRGLGILSVFLVSFANFASIGIVAGAIKGLNEQQGNVVSRFGLKLVYGATLVSLLSAAFAGLML; this is translated from the coding sequence ATGCCTGAGCTTTTACATTTTACTCTGGCGCTGGTGGTTATTTTCGCCCTGGCGTTACTGGTCAGTACTGACCGCAAGAAAATCCGTCCGCGCTATATTGTGCAACTGCTGGTGATTGAAGCCGCGCTGGCGTGGTTTTTTTTACACGCCGCCAGTGGCCTGTGGATCGTTCAGCATGTTGCCGGCTTCTTTGAAACGCTGCTGACCTTTGCCGCTCAGGGTTCAGATTTTGTGTTTGGCGGTATGAGCTCGCAGGGGCTGGCGTTTATCTTCCTTGGCGTGCTTTGCCCGATCATCTTTATTTCGGCGCTGATTGGTATTTTGCAGCACTGGCGCATTCTGCCATTACTGATTCGCCTGGTGGGAACGTTGCTGTCGAAGGTTAACGGCATGGGCAAGCTGGAGTCGTTTAACGCCGTCAGCACCCTGATCCTCGGGCAGTCAGAGAACTTTATCGCCTATAAAGGGATTCTCGCCGATATCTCGCCGCGTCGCCTTTATTCGATGGCCGCTACCGCCATGTCGACGGTTTCCCTGTCGATTGTCGGCGCCTATATGACGATGATCGATGCCAGATATGTTGTCGCGGCGTTAGTGCTGAATATGTTCAGCACCTTTATTGTACTGTCGATTATTAACCCGACACCGGCGGGTGATGAACCAGATATCAAGCTGGATAAGCTGCATGAAGATCAGAGCTTCTTTGAAATGCTTGGCGAATATATTCTCGCCGGTTTTAAAGTGGCGATGATTATCCTGGCGATGTTAATTGGCTTTATCGCGCTAATCGCGGCGGTCAACGCGCTGTTTGCCGCGGTATTTGGCATCAGCTTCCAGCAGATCCTCGGCTATGTGTTCTGGCCATTTGCCTGGCTGGTGGGCATTCCCGCGCAGGATATCCTGAAGGCCGCCAGCATTATGGCCACCAAGCTGGTCGCCAATGAGTTTGTCGCGATGATTGAGCTGAAGAAGGTGGCGGCCGAAATGACGCCGCGAGGTCTGGGGATCCTTTCGGTGTTCCTTGTTTCCTTTGCTAACTTTGCTTCTATCGGCATTGTCGCGGGCGCCATCAAAGGCCTGAACGAGCAGCAGGGCAATGTGGTGTCACGTTTTGGTCTGAAGCTGGTCTACGGCGCGACGCTGGTCAGTTTGCTGTCCGCAGCCTTCGCCGGACTGATGCTGTAA
- a CDS encoding DUF2157 domain-containing protein, whose translation MENHLYAGKAATAAGRAVRRLQSQGQISPATQHAILQLIGARPDAQGWLLFLRATFALIGTLSLVCGVIFFFAWNWHSLPRMLKFALVEGAIIALAVLVWWRWAQNSARLALIAIGMLTGVLFAVYGQVYQTGAGSWMLFRAWAVALFALACFARVTALWFLCWLVANVAFLLRLDGWQDFPFNTGFSLIYQLSLLAALVAWYALTRSSNWLFRLMVFWTLVTLTVASASELFGDHQPYGVFSALLWLAMLVTGYLLFYRRQRDLFILTCGLFSISFLLVAGVIRLLVEVDIILTLVVALVVLCLCAAQASRWILKLRAQNPDELQPEDRDEQQAIWMRLQQQSLLTPQQIALLQQDNDDELPWYVRAALVLSGWFAGVMAFALLVLACFLYGLFDQFEVLTFVLIALVSGVPGWLFLSKSGLAQRQIGLSWAIACSFSSCVAVALWIDDRNWISGQMCLAFVPVLALLFILFRDNFYRYLNSAALVFFLVSGLTWFTSSLPVAVSALITIGVILAGIDDRYTRRFRPCLLGVSSGLLALCFYGSVPMENLLLINEVAPRGGDFSTLNEGIAAGLLIAALILGRREGVPGAWQLLLIATVLATMSLFAPGIALAWLLLLLARFQNSKVLMAAAAVLLVLYTIDWYYFLGTSLLDKALMLFAAGVVLLLIAALAHRRLQGGEYA comes from the coding sequence GTGGAAAACCACTTATATGCAGGAAAAGCAGCCACCGCGGCAGGCAGAGCGGTGCGACGGTTACAGTCTCAGGGCCAGATCTCTCCCGCGACCCAACATGCCATTTTACAGCTGATTGGCGCGCGGCCAGATGCGCAGGGATGGCTGCTGTTTCTGCGCGCCACCTTTGCGCTGATTGGCACCCTGTCACTGGTTTGCGGGGTGATATTCTTTTTTGCCTGGAACTGGCATTCGCTGCCGCGCATGCTGAAGTTTGCGCTGGTTGAGGGCGCGATTATCGCCCTGGCGGTGCTGGTGTGGTGGCGTTGGGCGCAGAATAGCGCCCGGCTGGCGCTGATTGCCATCGGCATGCTGACCGGTGTGTTGTTTGCCGTGTATGGCCAGGTCTATCAGACTGGCGCCGGGAGCTGGATGCTGTTCCGCGCCTGGGCAGTGGCACTGTTCGCGTTAGCCTGCTTTGCCCGCGTTACCGCACTCTGGTTTCTCTGCTGGCTGGTGGCCAATGTCGCCTTCTTGTTGCGGCTGGATGGCTGGCAGGACTTCCCGTTTAATACCGGTTTTAGTCTGATTTATCAGCTCTCGCTGCTGGCCGCGCTGGTTGCATGGTATGCACTCACCCGCAGCAGTAACTGGTTGTTCCGGCTGATGGTGTTCTGGACGCTGGTTACCCTGACGGTTGCCAGCGCCAGCGAACTGTTTGGCGATCATCAGCCCTATGGCGTGTTTAGCGCGTTGCTGTGGCTGGCCATGCTGGTCACGGGCTATCTGCTGTTTTATCGCCGTCAGCGCGACCTGTTTATTCTCACTTGTGGTTTATTCAGCATCAGCTTTCTGCTGGTGGCGGGAGTGATACGACTGCTGGTTGAGGTCGATATTATTCTGACCTTAGTGGTGGCGCTGGTGGTGTTATGCCTGTGCGCCGCTCAGGCCAGTCGCTGGATATTAAAGTTACGTGCGCAAAACCCTGACGAGCTGCAACCGGAAGATCGTGACGAGCAGCAGGCTATCTGGATGCGGCTGCAACAGCAGTCGTTACTGACGCCACAACAGATCGCGTTGCTGCAACAGGATAATGACGATGAGTTGCCCTGGTATGTGCGCGCTGCCCTGGTATTAAGCGGCTGGTTTGCCGGTGTAATGGCTTTTGCCCTGCTGGTGCTGGCCTGTTTCCTTTACGGCCTGTTTGATCAATTTGAGGTGCTGACCTTTGTGCTGATTGCGCTGGTCAGCGGCGTTCCCGGCTGGCTGTTTTTAAGTAAATCTGGCCTGGCGCAACGGCAAATTGGTTTATCCTGGGCGATTGCCTGTAGCTTTAGCAGTTGTGTCGCGGTAGCGCTGTGGATTGATGACCGCAACTGGATCAGCGGCCAGATGTGTCTGGCCTTTGTGCCAGTGCTGGCGCTGCTGTTTATCCTGTTCCGCGATAATTTTTACCGTTACCTCAACAGTGCTGCGCTGGTATTTTTCCTCGTCAGCGGTCTGACCTGGTTTACCAGCAGCCTGCCGGTCGCCGTCTCTGCGCTGATTACTATCGGTGTCATTCTGGCTGGCATTGACGATCGCTACACCAGGCGCTTTCGCCCCTGCTTGTTAGGGGTAAGCAGCGGTCTGCTGGCGCTCTGCTTCTATGGTTCGGTGCCGATGGAAAACCTGCTGCTGATCAATGAAGTGGCGCCGCGCGGCGGCGATTTTTCCACTCTTAACGAGGGGATTGCCGCCGGGCTACTGATCGCTGCATTGATTCTCGGTCGCCGCGAAGGGGTGCCAGGCGCCTGGCAACTGCTGCTGATTGCCACCGTGCTGGCGACGATGAGTCTGTTTGCGCCGGGTATCGCTCTGGCGTGGTTATTGCTACTGCTGGCGCGCTTTCAGAACAGCAAAGTGTTGATGGCCGCTGCCGCCGTGCTGCTGGTGCTCTATACCATCGACTGGTATTACTTCCTTGGCACTTCCTTGCTGGATAAAGCACTGATGTTGTTTGCCGCTGGTGTGGTGTTGCTGCTGATTGCGGCGCTGGCGCATCGCCGTTTACAGGGTGGTGAATATGCGTAA
- the rpmG gene encoding 50S ribosomal protein L33: protein MAKGIREKIKLVSSAGTGHFYTTTKNKRTKPEKLELKKFDPVVRQHVLYKEAKIK, encoded by the coding sequence ATGGCTAAAGGTATTCGTGAGAAAATCAAGCTGGTTTCTTCTGCTGGTACAGGTCATTTTTATACCACCACGAAGAACAAGCGCACCAAGCCGGAAAAACTGGAACTGAAAAAATTCGATCCAGTTGTCCGTCAGCACGTGCTCTACAAAGAAGCTAAAATTAAGTAA
- the coaBC gene encoding bifunctional phosphopantothenoylcysteine decarboxylase/phosphopantothenate--cysteine ligase CoaBC gives MTGLTGKHIVLGVSGGIAAYKAPELVRRLRDRGAEVRVVMTAAAKAFITPLSLQAVSGFPVYDDLLDPAAEAAMGHIELGKWADLMILAPATADLIARVAAGMANDLVTTICLATAAPVAIVPAMNQQMYRALPTQHNLQVLADRGVLVWGPDSGSQACGDIGPGRMLDPLAIVDHAVQWSAPVNDLQHLNIMITAGPTREALDPVRYISNQSSGKMGFAIAAAAAARGASVTLIAGPVNLATPPWVQRIDVTSALEMQKAVMEHITRQHIFIGSAAVADYRAATIAEEKIKKQGDEVTLTMVKNPDIVAGVGAMTDSRPYVVGFAAETQNVEEYAQQKRARKNLDLICANDVSKAGQGFNSDTNALHLFWQEGDKVLPLSDKSLLGQQLIDEIVSRYDEKNRR, from the coding sequence ATGACGGGATTAACCGGTAAACACATCGTACTGGGCGTTAGCGGCGGTATCGCAGCGTATAAAGCACCTGAACTGGTACGTCGCTTGCGCGATCGCGGCGCTGAGGTGCGGGTGGTGATGACCGCAGCGGCGAAGGCCTTTATCACACCGCTTAGTCTGCAGGCGGTATCCGGTTTCCCGGTCTATGATGACCTGCTTGATCCGGCGGCTGAAGCTGCGATGGGCCATATCGAGCTGGGAAAATGGGCGGACTTAATGATTCTCGCCCCCGCCACCGCCGACCTGATTGCGCGCGTTGCCGCCGGGATGGCCAATGATCTGGTGACCACCATCTGCCTGGCGACAGCGGCGCCAGTTGCCATCGTGCCGGCGATGAATCAGCAGATGTATCGTGCGCTGCCAACCCAGCACAACCTGCAAGTACTGGCCGATCGCGGCGTATTAGTCTGGGGGCCGGATAGCGGCAGTCAGGCCTGTGGCGATATTGGCCCGGGCCGCATGCTGGACCCGCTGGCGATTGTCGATCACGCCGTGCAATGGTCAGCACCGGTCAACGACCTGCAACATCTTAATATTATGATTACCGCCGGGCCGACGCGTGAAGCGCTGGATCCGGTGCGCTATATCAGCAATCAAAGCTCGGGGAAAATGGGTTTTGCCATTGCCGCCGCCGCCGCTGCACGCGGCGCCAGTGTCACGCTGATCGCCGGTCCGGTAAATCTGGCGACCCCGCCCTGGGTACAGCGTATTGACGTCACCAGTGCGCTGGAGATGCAAAAAGCGGTGATGGAGCACATTACTCGCCAGCATATTTTTATTGGCAGCGCAGCCGTGGCAGACTACCGCGCGGCCACCATCGCCGAAGAAAAAATAAAAAAACAGGGTGATGAAGTGACACTCACCATGGTAAAAAACCCCGACATTGTGGCAGGCGTCGGCGCAATGACCGATAGCCGCCCCTATGTGGTAGGATTTGCCGCTGAAACCCAGAATGTGGAAGAATACGCCCAACAAAAACGTGCGCGAAAGAATCTGGATTTAATCTGCGCCAATGATGTGTCAAAAGCCGGGCAGGGTTTCAATAGCGACACCAATGCTCTTCACCTTTTTTGGCAGGAGGGAGATAAAGTCTTACCGCTCAGCGATAAGTCACTCCTTGGCCAACAGTTAATAGACGAGATTGTCAGCCGTTATGATGAAAAAAATCGACGTTAA
- the radC gene encoding RadC family protein → MEASWQQLMPREKLRKMGAEALTDAELLAIFLRTGSIGQPVMAVASQLLQHFGSLYQVMTADKQAMSQVKGVGEVKLVQLHAVAELGRRFFGAKMAREDVLANPEVTHQYLLGMLSHQEREIFMVIFLDNQHRVMASREMFAGSINSVEVHPREIVREALKINAAALILAHNHPSGIPEPSAADRDITQQIINAGLLLNIRILDHLVVGHGQYVSFAERGWL, encoded by the coding sequence ATGGAAGCGTCATGGCAGCAATTGATGCCGCGAGAGAAGTTACGGAAGATGGGGGCAGAAGCGCTAACGGATGCGGAGCTGTTGGCGATCTTCTTGCGTACCGGTTCCATCGGGCAACCGGTAATGGCTGTGGCCAGTCAGCTGCTGCAGCATTTTGGTTCGTTATATCAGGTTATGACTGCCGATAAACAGGCGATGTCGCAGGTGAAAGGGGTAGGTGAGGTTAAATTAGTGCAACTGCATGCGGTGGCTGAACTGGGACGACGTTTTTTTGGCGCAAAGATGGCGCGCGAAGATGTGCTGGCGAACCCGGAGGTCACCCATCAATATCTGTTAGGGATGCTGTCGCATCAGGAGCGGGAAATTTTTATGGTTATTTTCCTTGATAACCAGCATCGGGTGATGGCGTCGCGCGAGATGTTTGCCGGGAGTATTAACAGTGTTGAAGTACACCCACGGGAAATTGTGCGCGAAGCGTTAAAAATCAATGCGGCGGCGCTGATTCTGGCGCACAATCACCCCTCCGGGATACCGGAGCCTAGCGCCGCCGATCGCGATATCACCCAACAGATAATCAACGCCGGCTTATTATTGAATATCAGGATATTAGATCATCTGGTGGTCGGCCATGGTCAGTATGTCTCCTTCGCCGAACGGGGTTGGTTGTAA
- a CDS encoding GDYXXLXY domain-containing protein, giving the protein MRKWLLFTVLLVILLATNRAIYQKEQLLKHGSVVRLALAPVDPRSLMQGDYMALNYALNNRLSGEEMPQNKRLIVTLNAQRIATDASWDRGQPLSANQLYLQTHRGNQGIGVASDGWFFEEGHADDFTSARYGELRVAEDGTALLVALLDEQLTPLSTAP; this is encoded by the coding sequence ATGCGTAAGTGGCTGCTGTTTACCGTGTTATTAGTGATCTTACTGGCAACTAATCGGGCGATTTATCAGAAAGAGCAGTTACTGAAACACGGCAGCGTGGTGCGGCTGGCGCTGGCGCCGGTCGATCCCCGTTCGCTGATGCAGGGCGATTATATGGCGCTGAATTATGCGCTGAATAACCGCCTGTCCGGCGAAGAGATGCCGCAAAATAAACGCCTGATCGTCACGCTGAATGCGCAGCGCATTGCCACTGACGCCAGCTGGGATCGCGGTCAGCCATTAAGCGCTAATCAGCTTTACTTGCAGACCCATCGTGGTAATCAGGGCATTGGGGTGGCGAGTGATGGGTGGTTTTTCGAAGAAGGGCATGCTGATGACTTTACCAGTGCGCGTTATGGCGAACTGCGGGTGGCTGAGGATGGCACGGCGCTGCTGGTGGCTTTACTGGATGAACAGTTGACCCCCTTATCGACAGCGCCGTAG
- the rph gene encoding ribonuclease PH: protein MRPAGRSAQQVRPVTLTRHYTKHAEGAVLVEFGDTKVLCTATIEEGVPRFLKGQGQGWVTAEYGMLPRATHSRNAREAAKGKQGGRTLEIQRLIARSLRAAIDLKALGEFTITLDCDVLQADGGTRTASITGACVALADALNHLVAQGKLKANPMKGMVAAISVGIVNGEALCDLEYVEDSAAETDMNVVMTEDGRMIEVQGTAEGEPFSHEELLKLLELARGGIDSLIQAQKAALAN from the coding sequence ATGCGTCCAGCAGGCCGTAGCGCACAACAGGTGCGTCCCGTCACATTGACACGTCACTACACCAAACACGCAGAAGGTGCTGTGCTGGTTGAATTCGGCGATACAAAAGTACTGTGCACTGCCACCATTGAAGAAGGCGTGCCGCGTTTCCTGAAAGGTCAGGGACAGGGTTGGGTTACCGCGGAGTATGGCATGTTGCCGCGCGCTACCCACAGTCGTAACGCGCGTGAAGCGGCCAAAGGTAAGCAGGGTGGCCGTACTCTTGAAATCCAGCGTCTGATTGCCCGCTCACTGCGTGCCGCGATCGATCTGAAAGCGCTGGGTGAGTTCACCATTACGCTGGACTGCGATGTACTGCAGGCCGACGGTGGCACCCGTACCGCATCGATTACCGGTGCTTGTGTGGCGCTGGCCGATGCGCTGAACCATCTGGTGGCGCAAGGTAAACTGAAAGCCAACCCAATGAAAGGGATGGTGGCGGCGATTTCCGTTGGTATTGTGAATGGCGAAGCGCTGTGCGATCTCGAGTATGTGGAAGACTCGGCTGCTGAAACCGATATGAATGTGGTGATGACCGAAGATGGCCGCATGATTGAGGTGCAGGGCACCGCAGAAGGTGAACCGTTTAGCCACGAGGAGTTGCTGAAGCTTCTTGAGCTGGCGCGAGGCGGCATCGACAGCTTAATTCAGGCGCAGAAAGCAGCGCTGGCAAACTGA
- a CDS encoding tyrosine-type recombinase/integrase → MGSLTVKTVQSILRSNKPGRYADGQGLYLMLPERGEAYWMLRYTLHDKRRALTLGRQSDLALAETRSKADDIRRKIRQGDDPIVERKRIQPVKIHTVNALFKDWYPDQVRRLKHPRIPHRIFSKDISPQIGELVLSKVTPLDIRAVLRRITASGRPSIANDALMYMKQLFNHGIKLGLLIYNPAAAFNVDDAGGVEESRERALSVEELGTLLQTFRENRASFTRR, encoded by the coding sequence ATGGGAAGTCTGACGGTTAAAACCGTGCAATCAATTCTGCGTAGCAATAAGCCCGGACGCTATGCCGACGGTCAGGGGTTGTATCTGATGCTGCCCGAGCGTGGGGAAGCCTACTGGATGCTGCGTTATACCCTGCACGATAAGCGCCGCGCCCTCACCCTTGGCAGGCAATCTGATCTTGCACTCGCTGAAACACGCTCTAAAGCCGACGATATTCGCAGGAAGATCAGGCAAGGCGATGACCCAATCGTCGAACGTAAGCGCATCCAGCCCGTTAAAATCCATACGGTCAACGCTCTGTTTAAAGACTGGTATCCCGACCAGGTAAGACGACTTAAACACCCTCGCATTCCGCATCGCATATTCAGCAAAGATATCAGCCCACAGATTGGCGAACTGGTGTTAAGCAAGGTGACACCGCTGGATATCCGCGCGGTACTGCGACGTATCACCGCCAGCGGCAGACCGTCTATCGCCAACGATGCGCTGATGTATATGAAACAGCTGTTTAATCATGGCATTAAGCTGGGGTTGCTGATTTACAACCCGGCTGCGGCCTTTAATGTTGATGACGCTGGGGGCGTTGAAGAAAGTCGGGAGCGGGCGCTGAGTGTTGAAGAGCTGGGGACGCTTTTGCAGACCTTCAGAGAAAACCGCGCCAGCTTTACCCGTCGTTGA
- the dut gene encoding dUTP diphosphatase gives MMKKIDVKIMDPRVGKAFPLPTYATSGSAGLDLRACLDEAIELAPGLTTLVPTGLAIHIADPELAAVILPRSGLGHKHGVVLGNLVGLIDSDYQGQLMVSVWNRGQDTFTIQPGERIAQMVFVPVVQAEFNLVEDFDASARGEGGFGHSGRQ, from the coding sequence ATGATGAAAAAAATCGACGTTAAGATTATGGATCCGCGTGTAGGCAAAGCGTTCCCACTGCCAACTTACGCGACCTCAGGATCGGCAGGTCTTGATCTGCGCGCCTGCCTTGATGAGGCCATTGAACTGGCTCCGGGCCTTACCACGCTGGTCCCAACCGGATTAGCGATTCATATTGCCGACCCTGAACTGGCGGCGGTGATCCTGCCACGTTCCGGACTGGGCCATAAGCACGGCGTGGTGCTGGGCAATCTGGTGGGTCTGATTGACTCTGACTATCAGGGACAACTAATGGTATCGGTGTGGAACCGTGGTCAGGATACTTTCACCATTCAACCCGGTGAGCGCATTGCACAGATGGTATTTGTGCCAGTGGTGCAGGCGGAGTTTAATCTGGTTGAAGATTTTGATGCCAGTGCGCGTGGCGAAGGTGGTTTTGGCCACTCAGGCCGCCAGTAA
- the pyrE gene encoding orotate phosphoribosyltransferase, which translates to MKPWQRQFIEFALNKQVLKFGEFTLKSGRKSPYFFNAGLFNTGRDLALLGRFYAQALVDSSIDFDLLFGPAYKGIPIATTTAVALADHHERDVPYCFNRKEAKDHGEGGTLVGSPLQGRIMLVDDVITAGTAIRESMEIIAANNATLAGVLISLDRQERGRGAISAIQEVERDYQCQVISIITLKDLIEYLAEKPEMADHLAAVRAYQKEYGI; encoded by the coding sequence ATGAAACCCTGGCAGCGTCAATTTATCGAGTTTGCACTAAACAAACAGGTATTAAAATTTGGTGAATTCACCCTGAAATCGGGCCGCAAGAGTCCTTACTTCTTTAACGCCGGACTGTTTAATACCGGGCGCGATCTGGCGCTGCTGGGACGTTTCTACGCTCAGGCGCTGGTTGATTCCAGTATCGATTTTGACCTGCTGTTTGGCCCGGCTTATAAAGGCATTCCAATTGCCACCACCACCGCGGTTGCGCTGGCCGATCATCATGAGCGTGATGTGCCATACTGCTTTAATCGTAAAGAAGCCAAAGATCATGGCGAAGGCGGCACCCTGGTAGGCAGTCCGCTGCAGGGCCGCATTATGCTGGTGGATGATGTGATTACCGCAGGCACCGCGATTCGTGAATCCATGGAGATTATTGCCGCTAATAACGCGACACTGGCGGGGGTGCTGATTTCATTAGACCGTCAGGAGCGTGGCCGTGGGGCGATCTCCGCAATCCAGGAAGTGGAACGCGATTACCAGTGCCAGGTTATCTCGATTATCACCCTGAAAGATTTGATTGAATATCTCGCTGAGAAGCCGGAAATGGCCGATCATCTGGCGGCAGTACGTGCGTACCAGAAAGAGTACGGAATCTGA
- a CDS encoding YicC/YloC family endoribonuclease: MIRSMTAYARRETKGEWGSAAWELRSVNQRYLETYIRLPEQFRSLEPVIRERLRNRLTRGKVECNLRFDADPSAQSSLLLNEPLAKQLVQAANWVKMQSDEGEINPLDILRWPGVMSAKEQDLDAITAELLQALDGAIDEFIIARETEGNALKAMIEQRLEGVSTEVTKVRAQMPEVVKWQRERLVSKLEEAEVQLENTRLEQELVMMAQRIDVAEELDRLEAHVKETYNILKKKEAVGRRLDFMMQEFNRESNTLASKSINAEITTSAIELKVLIEQMREQIQNIE; encoded by the coding sequence ATGATCCGCAGTATGACCGCCTATGCACGTCGTGAAACCAAAGGCGAATGGGGCAGCGCAGCCTGGGAACTTCGTTCCGTAAATCAACGCTACCTGGAAACCTATATTCGTCTGCCGGAGCAGTTCCGCAGCCTGGAGCCTGTTATCCGTGAGCGCCTGCGTAATCGCCTGACGCGTGGCAAAGTGGAATGTAACCTGCGTTTCGATGCCGATCCAAGCGCACAAAGTTCGCTGTTGCTGAATGAGCCGCTGGCAAAACAGCTGGTTCAGGCAGCGAACTGGGTCAAAATGCAGAGCGATGAAGGCGAGATTAATCCGCTGGATATTCTGCGCTGGCCTGGGGTAATGTCCGCCAAAGAGCAGGATCTGGATGCTATCACCGCCGAGCTGCTACAGGCGCTGGATGGCGCCATTGACGAATTTATTATCGCGCGTGAAACCGAAGGTAATGCGCTGAAGGCAATGATTGAGCAGCGCCTGGAAGGCGTCAGCACCGAAGTAACGAAAGTGCGCGCACAGATGCCAGAAGTGGTGAAATGGCAGCGTGAGCGCCTGGTGAGCAAACTGGAAGAGGCGGAAGTTCAGCTGGAGAACACCCGTCTGGAGCAGGAGCTGGTGATGATGGCGCAGCGCATTGATGTGGCGGAAGAGCTGGACCGCCTGGAAGCGCATGTGAAAGAAACCTATAACATTCTGAAGAAGAAAGAAGCGGTTGGCCGTCGTCTCGACTTTATGATGCAGGAGTTTAACCGCGAGTCGAATACGCTGGCATCGAAATCGATTAATGCTGAGATTACCACTTCCGCGATTGAGCTGAAGGTGTTGATTGAGCAGATGCGCGAGCAGATCCAGAATATCGAATGA